Proteins encoded by one window of Arabidopsis thaliana chromosome 2, partial sequence:
- the MRL7-L gene encoding Thioredoxin superfamily protein: MILPFSTQFTCPVQDNGFSPSSLLSHCKRDRFEVTSLRYDSFGSVKTASSSKWNVMRSRRNVKAFGLVDKLGKKVWRKKEEDSDSEDEEDEVKEETFGGKEASLDDPVERREWRKTIREVIDKHPDIEEDEEIDMVEKRRKMQKLLADYPLVVNEEDPNWPEDADGWGFSFNQFFNKITIKNEKKEEEDDDEDSEGDDSEKEIVWQDDNYIRPIKDLTTAEWEEAVFKDISPLMVLVHNRYKRPKENEKFREELEKAIQVIWNCGLPSPRCVAVDAVVETDLVSALKVSVFPEIIFTKAGKILYREKGIRTADELSKIMAFFYYGAAKPPCLNGVVNSQEQIPLVDVSVN, translated from the exons ATGATTCTTCCATTTTCGACACAGTTCACTTGCCCTGTTCAGGATAATGGATTCAGCCCTTCTTCACTACTTTCCCATTGCAAAAGAGATCGTTTTGAAGTTACTTCGTTGAGATATGACTCTTTTGGTTCGGTGAAGACTGCCTCCTCCTCG AAGTGGAATGTTATGAGGTCGAGGAGAAATGTGAAAGCTTTTGGGTTAGTTGATAAACTTGGGAAGAAGGtatggagaaagaaagaagaagatagtgacagtgaagatgaggaagatgaagtgAAAGAAGAGACCTTTGGCGGGAAAGAAGCGAGTCTCGATGATCCAGTAGAGAGACGGGAATGGAGGAAGACGATAAGAGAGGTGATTGATAAGCATCCTGAtattgaagaagacgaagagattGATATGGTtgagaagaggaggaagatgcAGAAGCTTCTTGCTGATTACCCACTTGTTGTGAATGAAGAGGATCCTAATTGGCCTGAAGATGCTGATGGTTGGGGGTTTAGTTTCAATCAGTTTTTTAATAAGATAACGATTAAGAatgaaaagaaggaagaagaggatgatgatgaagatagtGAAGGAGATGATAGTGAGAAGGAGATTGTTTGGCAAGATGATAACTATATACGCCCGATTAAAGATCTCACAACGGCAGAATGGGAAGAGGCGGTGTTCAAAGATATTAGTCCTCTCATGGTCCTTGTTCACAACCGCTACAAGAG GCCTAAGGAAAACGAAAAGTTCAGGGAAGAACTAGAGAAGGCGATTCAAGTTATATGGAACTGTGGACTTCCTTCACCAAGA TGTGTTGCTGTTGATGCTGTGGTTGAGACAGATTTGGTCTCTGCTCTGAAAGTATCTGTCTTCCCAGAGATCATCTTCACTAAAGCCGGGAAGATACTATACCGCGAGAAAG GCATTAGAACAGCAGATGAGCTTTCAAAAATCATGGCTTTCTTCTATTATGGAGCTGCAAAACCACCTTGTTTGAATGGTGTCGTGAATTCGCAAGAACAGATTCCTTTAGTCGATGTAAGTGTGAATTAA